The Gemmatimonadota bacterium genome includes a window with the following:
- a CDS encoding Mrp/NBP35 family ATP-binding protein gives MVALSRVRHPSAGADLISTGHVKKLRVEGDTVRMDFNLRTGDPPDLVKRARAAVSKVKGVGGVKIDVQLPQMSAGGAPGAQPRGAKPPKGGGLQPGSVPAPTPNPNLLPEVERIVAVSSGKGGVGKSMVAANLAAALALGAGAGSSARRVGLLDADIYGPNIPRMFGVHARPRVTGEKGSEMIEPLSAHGVRLMSLGFLLARDQPAIMRGPLISGVLKQFLEQVDWGPLDCLVVDMPPGTGDAQLSLVQSVEVGGVVMVTTPQEVATGDVRRGVKMFERVNTRVLGIVENMSGLACAHCGEVTNVFGSGGGERLASELKAPFLGRVPLDPAVSAAGDAGSPTVVSASGSPAARNLMELAAEVALRLAES, from the coding sequence ATGGTGGCCCTGAGCCGGGTGCGGCATCCTTCCGCCGGAGCCGACCTGATTTCCACCGGCCATGTGAAGAAGCTGCGGGTCGAAGGCGATACGGTGCGCATGGACTTCAATTTGCGCACGGGCGATCCGCCCGATCTGGTGAAACGCGCCCGCGCCGCGGTTTCCAAGGTCAAGGGGGTGGGCGGCGTCAAGATCGACGTCCAGCTCCCCCAGATGAGCGCCGGCGGCGCACCCGGTGCTCAGCCGCGCGGTGCCAAGCCTCCGAAAGGCGGCGGGTTGCAACCCGGTTCGGTCCCGGCGCCGACGCCGAATCCGAACCTGCTCCCCGAAGTGGAGCGGATCGTAGCCGTCAGTTCGGGAAAGGGCGGGGTCGGGAAGTCGATGGTCGCCGCCAATCTCGCCGCCGCTCTGGCTCTCGGGGCCGGCGCCGGAAGCTCGGCCCGTCGGGTCGGACTCCTCGACGCCGACATCTACGGCCCCAACATCCCGCGCATGTTCGGCGTGCACGCCCGACCCCGCGTTACTGGCGAAAAGGGGAGCGAGATGATCGAACCGCTCTCGGCTCACGGCGTGCGGCTCATGTCGCTCGGCTTTCTGCTTGCCCGCGATCAACCCGCCATCATGCGCGGTCCGCTCATCTCCGGCGTGCTCAAGCAGTTCCTGGAACAGGTCGACTGGGGGCCTCTGGACTGCCTGGTCGTGGACATGCCCCCGGGAACGGGTGACGCACAGCTCTCGCTCGTCCAGAGCGTCGAGGTCGGCGGCGTGGTCATGGTCACCACCCCCCAGGAGGTGGCCACCGGAGACGTGCGCAGGGGCGTGAAGATGTTCGAACGGGTGAACACCAGGGTGCTGGGGATCGTCGAGAACATGTCCGGACTGGCCTGCGCGCACTGCGGCGAAGTCACTAACGTCTTCGGATCGGGAGGCGGCGAGCGCCTCGCCTCGGAGCTCAAGGCGCCGTTCCTCGGCAGGGTGCCGCTCGACCCGGCTGTCAGCGCCGCCGGCGATGCGGGGTCACCGACCGTGGTCTCCGCCTCCGGGTCGCCCGCAGCCCGGAATCTCATGGAGCTCGCGGCCGAGGTCGCGCTCAGACTGGCTGAGAGCTAG
- the pruA gene encoding L-glutamate gamma-semialdehyde dehydrogenase, protein MNSLPTTPLPINEPILAYGPGSPERAELRAELERQASEIVDVPLFIGGEEVRTGKTVDVVMPHDRGHVIARAHCAGPAETHRAMRAALEAREEWAAARWDDRAAVFVKAAELAAGPFRAALNASTMLGQSKTVYQAEIDSACEVVDFFRFGAAHAEQIYEMQPLSTDGAWNQAEYRGLEGFIYAISPFNFTAIGANLAGIPALVGNTSVWKPAFTTMLSSYYLMRLYEAAGLPAGVINMIAGDPAAITREVIANPALAGIHFTGSTAVFNSLWSQVGANIGSYDSYPRIVGETGGKNFVLVHPDSDVDAVRTALVRGAFEYQGQKCSAASRAYIPASMWDELAPELIEETESLAVGDPRDLSNFVAAVIDDRAFAKISGYIERARASEDTEIIAGGTTDDSKGWFVSPTIIRTRRPDSETMCDEIFGPVLTVFVYEDEAWDDTIEVLKNTSRYALTGAIFARDRHLVRATTDALRDAAGNFYINDKPTGAVVGQQPFGGARASGTNDKAGSMFNILRWVSARTIKETFVSATDYRYPFMEGDGNA, encoded by the coding sequence ATGAACTCACTTCCCACTACCCCACTTCCGATCAACGAGCCCATCCTTGCCTACGGGCCGGGCTCCCCCGAGCGCGCCGAGCTGCGCGCCGAACTTGAAAGACAGGCAAGTGAAATCGTCGACGTTCCCCTCTTCATCGGCGGCGAGGAGGTGCGCACCGGCAAGACCGTCGACGTGGTGATGCCGCACGACCGCGGACACGTCATCGCCCGGGCGCATTGCGCCGGTCCGGCCGAGACGCATCGCGCCATGCGGGCGGCGCTGGAGGCTCGCGAAGAGTGGGCGGCGGCCCGCTGGGACGACCGCGCCGCAGTCTTCGTCAAGGCGGCCGAGCTCGCGGCAGGCCCGTTCCGGGCCGCGCTCAACGCCTCCACGATGCTCGGTCAGAGCAAGACGGTCTACCAGGCGGAGATCGACTCGGCCTGCGAGGTCGTGGATTTCTTCAGATTCGGTGCCGCACACGCCGAGCAGATCTACGAGATGCAGCCGCTCTCGACCGACGGTGCATGGAATCAGGCCGAATACCGAGGCCTGGAGGGATTCATCTACGCGATTTCGCCCTTCAACTTCACTGCCATCGGTGCGAACCTGGCCGGGATTCCGGCCCTGGTCGGCAACACGAGCGTTTGGAAGCCGGCCTTCACGACCATGCTGTCGAGTTATTACCTCATGCGGCTCTACGAGGCGGCGGGGCTGCCGGCGGGGGTCATCAACATGATCGCGGGAGACCCGGCGGCCATCACCCGCGAGGTGATCGCCAACCCGGCGCTCGCAGGCATTCACTTTACGGGATCGACCGCAGTCTTCAACTCGCTCTGGAGCCAGGTGGGGGCCAACATCGGCTCGTACGACTCCTATCCGCGCATCGTCGGAGAGACCGGTGGGAAGAACTTCGTGCTCGTCCACCCCGATTCCGACGTCGACGCGGTGCGCACCGCCCTCGTCCGAGGAGCCTTCGAGTACCAGGGACAGAAGTGCAGTGCCGCGTCCCGGGCCTACATCCCTGCCAGCATGTGGGACGAGCTCGCGCCGGAGCTCATCGAGGAAACCGAGTCGCTTGCCGTCGGCGATCCGCGCGACCTGTCGAACTTCGTGGCGGCGGTGATCGACGACCGCGCCTTCGCCAAGATCTCGGGCTACATCGAGCGAGCCCGCGCCTCTGAGGACACGGAGATCATCGCCGGCGGCACGACGGACGACTCCAAGGGCTGGTTCGTGTCGCCCACGATCATTCGTACCCGACGACCGGACTCCGAGACCATGTGCGACGAGATCTTCGGCCCCGTGCTGACGGTCTTCGTCTACGAGGACGAGGCCTGGGACGATACGATCGAGGTCCTGAAGAACACTTCCAGGTACGCGCTTACCGGAGCCATCTTCGCTCGCGACCGCCACCTGGTGCGGGCGACCACCGACGCGCTCAGAGACGCGGCCGGCAACTTCTACATCAACGACAAGCCGACCGGCGCCGTGGTGGGCCAGCAACCCTTCGGCGGGGCGAGGGCGTCGGGCACGAACGACAAGGCCGGCTCCATGTTCAACATCCTCCGCTGGGTAAGCGCGCGGACCATCAAGGAGACCTTCGTGTCGGCGACCGACTACCGCTACCCGTTCATGGAAGGGGACGGAAACGCCTGA
- the lepA gene encoding translation elongation factor 4, with product MVTTGIRNFCIVAHIDHGKSTLADRLLEHTDTVERRRMRAQVLDDNELERERGITIKLHAVRMNYRARDGEEYCLNLIDTPGHVDFSYEVSRSLEACEGAILVVDASQGIQAQTLSNLFLALESDLEIIPVLNKIDLPGAEPESWRMEVADLLGTDPEEILEVSAKEGRGITEVLEAVVDRVPPPEGDPDDELRALIFDSYYDRYLGAIPSIRVVDGEVRAGMRVTFGNVDVVHEVSEVGCLQLGRVPMESLGPGEVGYLVAAIKDVSHTKVGDTVLDVERKAPELLPGYREVRPMVFAGLYPTNPDAYEDLRDSLARLRLNDASLRFEPETSVALGFGFRCGFLGLLHMEIIQERLEREFHVDLITTVPNVEYHVDLTDGSFLRAESPAALPDAGRISRISEPIVRSRIMCPATYIGNVQRLCHDRRGVSRGLTYIDEGRVELSFDLPLSEIVLDFYDRLKSGTRGYGTLDYEFLEMRPSELVRLDVLVNGEPVDAFSVIIHESKAYYYGRDLVRRLKELIPRQQFQVALQAAIGNNVIARTNVRALRKNVTAKCYGGDVTRKRKLLERQREGKRRMKQVGMVEIPQEAFLAVLSLGDQ from the coding sequence TTGGTAACAACCGGAATCCGCAACTTCTGCATAGTTGCGCACATCGACCACGGAAAGTCCACATTGGCCGACCGGCTGCTCGAGCATACCGACACGGTCGAGCGGCGCCGGATGCGCGCCCAGGTGCTCGACGACAACGAGCTGGAGCGCGAACGCGGGATCACCATCAAACTCCACGCGGTGCGTATGAACTACCGGGCGCGAGACGGCGAGGAGTACTGTCTCAACCTGATCGACACACCCGGCCACGTGGACTTCAGCTACGAGGTGTCGCGCTCGCTGGAGGCGTGCGAAGGAGCGATTCTCGTGGTCGACGCCAGCCAGGGGATTCAGGCGCAGACGCTCTCCAACCTCTTTCTGGCTCTGGAGAGCGACTTGGAGATCATCCCGGTTCTGAACAAGATCGACCTTCCCGGCGCCGAGCCCGAGAGTTGGCGGATGGAGGTGGCGGATCTGCTGGGGACCGATCCCGAAGAGATTCTCGAGGTAAGCGCCAAGGAGGGACGCGGCATAACCGAGGTTCTGGAGGCGGTCGTGGACCGGGTGCCCCCGCCCGAAGGCGACCCGGATGACGAGCTTCGCGCCCTGATCTTCGACTCCTACTACGACCGCTACCTGGGCGCCATCCCGTCGATCCGCGTGGTGGACGGCGAGGTTCGGGCAGGTATGCGCGTGACCTTCGGCAATGTCGACGTGGTCCACGAGGTCAGCGAGGTCGGCTGTCTCCAGCTCGGGAGGGTGCCGATGGAGTCGCTCGGGCCCGGCGAGGTAGGCTACCTGGTGGCCGCCATCAAGGATGTCTCCCATACCAAGGTAGGCGATACGGTTCTGGACGTGGAGCGGAAAGCTCCCGAGCTGCTCCCGGGCTACCGGGAGGTGCGTCCGATGGTCTTCGCCGGCCTCTACCCGACCAACCCGGACGCCTACGAGGATCTGCGAGACTCGCTCGCCCGACTTCGTCTCAACGACGCCTCCCTGCGCTTCGAACCGGAGACCTCGGTGGCACTAGGCTTCGGCTTCCGCTGCGGATTTCTGGGCTTGCTTCACATGGAGATAATCCAGGAGCGGCTCGAGCGGGAATTCCACGTCGACCTGATCACCACGGTGCCCAACGTCGAATACCACGTCGATCTCACGGACGGCTCCTTCCTGCGAGCGGAGAGCCCGGCGGCTCTACCCGACGCGGGCCGGATCAGCCGTATCTCCGAGCCGATCGTCCGAAGCCGCATCATGTGTCCGGCGACCTATATCGGCAACGTGCAGAGACTCTGCCACGACCGGCGCGGCGTTTCCCGGGGTTTGACCTATATCGACGAGGGCCGGGTCGAGCTCAGCTTCGATCTGCCGCTCTCCGAGATAGTGCTGGATTTCTACGACCGGCTCAAGAGCGGCACGCGCGGCTACGGGACCTTGGACTACGAATTCCTTGAAATGAGGCCGTCGGAGCTGGTTCGTCTGGACGTGCTCGTGAACGGCGAGCCCGTGGACGCCTTCTCTGTCATTATCCACGAGAGCAAGGCATACTACTATGGGCGGGATCTCGTCCGCAGGCTCAAGGAGCTGATCCCGCGCCAGCAGTTTCAGGTCGCGCTCCAGGCGGCCATAGGCAACAACGTGATCGCGAGGACGAATGTCAGGGCGCTCCGCAAGAACGTCACAGCCAAGTGTTACGGCGGCGATGTCACGCGCAAGCGCAAGCTCCTGGAAAGGCAGCGCGAGGGCAAGCGTCGCATGAAGCAGGTGGGAATGGTCGAGATCCCCCAGGAGGCCTTTCTGGCCGTGCTCTCTCTCGGGGACCAGTGA
- a CDS encoding sensor histidine kinase translates to MRVVTVPASFDHRGVDGLLDRSHAQSDERVLFNAHRVRWIDPSGMLALLVAGRDQALRGGKPILKLPENADVVSYLRRMNFLKEADSVFELAGRTAGRTSFAKSDALLEVTRIDSHHHVRALVGKIQSRAGDILSGRLGLPGTAVIPFSIVLSEVCQNVVEHAGPGEVGWVAVQVYNWAQRLGRYAAVISVMDCGIGFRRSLERRHGADHGGAWDDTAALRAAVFRGLSRFAETGRGQGLREVRRQVLRWRGAMSVRSGGSRIALGGAPWSEQPSLVSKLRPFPGAQLVIIIPAAEEDGRQ, encoded by the coding sequence TTGAGGGTCGTAACCGTTCCCGCCTCCTTCGACCACCGCGGGGTCGACGGTCTCCTCGACCGTTCCCACGCCCAGAGCGACGAGCGCGTCCTCTTCAACGCGCATCGGGTCCGCTGGATCGATCCCAGCGGAATGCTCGCCCTGCTGGTTGCCGGGCGCGATCAGGCGCTCAGAGGCGGGAAGCCGATCCTGAAGCTCCCCGAGAACGCGGATGTGGTCAGCTACCTCAGACGCATGAACTTCCTGAAGGAGGCCGACTCGGTCTTCGAGCTGGCCGGGCGCACCGCCGGACGAACCTCCTTCGCGAAATCGGACGCGTTGCTGGAGGTCACGCGTATCGACTCGCACCATCACGTGCGCGCGCTCGTCGGCAAGATCCAGTCGCGGGCGGGCGACATTCTCTCCGGCAGACTCGGACTCCCCGGAACGGCGGTGATTCCCTTCTCCATCGTCCTCTCCGAGGTCTGCCAGAACGTGGTGGAACACGCCGGACCCGGCGAGGTGGGATGGGTGGCGGTGCAGGTATACAACTGGGCGCAAAGGCTCGGACGCTACGCGGCCGTCATCTCGGTCATGGATTGCGGCATCGGCTTCAGGCGCTCCCTGGAGCGTCGCCACGGAGCGGATCACGGTGGGGCGTGGGACGACACGGCTGCGCTCAGAGCCGCCGTCTTCAGGGGATTGAGCCGCTTCGCCGAGACCGGGAGAGGGCAGGGGCTTCGCGAGGTGCGCCGCCAGGTGCTTCGTTGGCGAGGGGCCATGAGCGTGCGCAGCGGCGGATCGCGCATAGCTTTGGGCGGGGCTCCGTGGAGCGAGCAGCCTTCGCTGGTCAGCAAACTGCGACCGTTCCCCGGGGCGCAGTTGGTCATTATCATCCCCGCCGCCGAGGAGGACGGTCGCCAGTGA
- a CDS encoding superoxide dismutase yields MAYPFELPKLGYDHDALEPHIDARTMEIHHGKHHAAYTANLNNALKEHPELHDRCVHDLVANLDGLPGGIRQAVRNNGGGYVNHALFWDIMTPGGASQPSGAIAAAIDKAFGSFEAFQGRLETAAVTRFGSGWGWLCATPKGGLSISSTPNQDTPAMMGDTPILGVDVWEHAYYLRYQNRRPDYLSAWWNVVNWDRVAARYAEAFG; encoded by the coding sequence ATGGCCTACCCGTTCGAACTTCCCAAGCTCGGTTACGATCACGATGCCCTCGAGCCACATATCGACGCCCGCACGATGGAGATCCATCACGGCAAGCATCACGCCGCATATACCGCGAACCTGAACAACGCTCTCAAGGAGCACCCCGAACTCCACGACCGGTGCGTTCACGATCTGGTGGCGAATCTCGACGGGTTGCCGGGGGGGATCCGTCAGGCCGTGAGGAACAACGGCGGCGGGTACGTCAACCACGCCCTCTTCTGGGACATCATGACCCCGGGCGGAGCTTCGCAGCCTTCCGGTGCGATCGCTGCGGCGATCGACAAGGCTTTCGGAAGCTTCGAGGCCTTCCAGGGCAGGTTGGAGACGGCTGCCGTCACCCGCTTCGGATCGGGCTGGGGGTGGCTGTGCGCTACGCCGAAGGGCGGGCTCTCGATTTCATCCACACCCAACCAGGACACGCCGGCCATGATGGGCGACACGCCGATCCTGGGAGTGGACGTCTGGGAACACGCCTACTACCTTCGCTATCAGAACCGGCGGCCCGACTACCTCTCCGCATGGTGGAACGTCGTCAATTGGGATCGTGTGGCCGCCCGATACGCGGAGGCGTTCGGCTGA
- the dinB gene encoding DNA polymerase IV — protein sequence MAQRIPGAPRRILLVDCDAFFVQVARLEDPHGAGKAECLVVGGSASGRGVVTSASYEARKYGVRSAMPAAQALRLCPRATIVPVPRDAVGKWSRAVRSVLTELAPVVQAASVDEFYLDMSGTERLFPGSLAETAEHIRQRVREVASITTSIGGGTRRVIAKLATGRAKPDGVFIVPPGGEEAFMRTLDLRHIPGIGPQLARELAAKGLVSVESAWAIEPDWFERWFGTRRGRWLHRRIRGLDDSEVDPQERRRSISSERTFGSDIDSDAELSRRLLTMCGSVAARLRSKDLRARTVTVKIRDFDFRTRQRNRTLDTPVESDTAVFRCASCLLSDLRARRRVPVRLLGVGLGGLEGPESGGAQLEIFPESAEGKTVTPETPRDRHVTRAIDELADRFGGEVLVRGSTLRSKGR from the coding sequence ATGGCGCAGCGAATTCCAGGCGCTCCCAGACGCATCCTGCTCGTCGACTGCGACGCCTTCTTCGTACAGGTGGCGCGACTCGAAGACCCGCACGGGGCGGGGAAGGCCGAATGCCTCGTGGTGGGTGGGTCGGCCAGCGGACGGGGAGTCGTGACCTCGGCCTCGTACGAAGCTCGGAAATACGGCGTGCGGTCGGCGATGCCGGCGGCGCAGGCCCTACGCCTTTGTCCGCGAGCGACCATCGTACCGGTGCCTCGGGACGCGGTCGGGAAGTGGAGTCGGGCGGTGCGGTCGGTCCTGACGGAGCTCGCCCCGGTCGTTCAGGCGGCCTCGGTGGACGAGTTCTACCTCGATATGAGCGGGACCGAACGGCTCTTTCCCGGCTCCTTGGCCGAGACTGCGGAGCACATCCGCCAACGGGTTCGGGAGGTTGCGAGCATCACGACCTCCATCGGAGGCGGGACACGGCGGGTGATCGCCAAGCTGGCGACCGGGCGCGCCAAGCCCGACGGCGTTTTCATCGTTCCCCCAGGAGGAGAGGAGGCCTTCATGCGAACCCTCGACCTGCGTCACATACCCGGCATAGGACCGCAGTTGGCGCGCGAACTCGCCGCCAAGGGACTGGTGAGCGTGGAGAGCGCATGGGCGATCGAGCCGGACTGGTTCGAGCGCTGGTTCGGGACCCGCCGGGGACGCTGGCTGCATCGCCGCATCCGCGGACTGGACGACAGCGAGGTGGATCCGCAGGAGAGGCGACGTTCGATCTCGTCCGAGCGCACCTTCGGAAGCGACATCGACTCCGATGCCGAGCTTTCTCGCCGACTGCTGACTATGTGCGGTTCGGTGGCTGCGAGGCTCCGTTCCAAGGACCTGCGGGCCCGCACGGTCACCGTCAAGATCCGAGACTTCGACTTCAGAACCCGTCAACGCAACCGGACGCTCGACACGCCGGTCGAGTCCGATACCGCCGTGTTCCGATGCGCCTCCTGCCTTCTCTCAGACCTCCGGGCGCGGCGGCGGGTGCCGGTGCGTCTTCTGGGGGTGGGGCTCGGTGGCCTGGAGGGGCCGGAATCGGGCGGGGCTCAGCTCGAGATCTTCCCCGAGTCCGCCGAGGGCAAGACGGTGACTCCGGAGACGCCTCGGGACCGTCACGTAACCCGAGCCATCGACGAACTGGCGGACCGCTTCGGAGGCGAGGTGCTCGTCCGGGGTTCGACGCTTCGTTCGAAAGGGCGGTAG
- a CDS encoding aminotransferase class I/II-fold pyridoxal phosphate-dependent enzyme, which yields MPNQATTAIHGAGHAERRPGSPVVSPITQSSTFFWGGPADGDLRYTRYANNPNHLDLARKVAALEATEDAMVMASGMGATSMTFLALARAGEHIVASTHLYGATVALLRDELPRRGIDVTFVDPFLDGTAALAAAIRPDTRVIHIELPTNPTLRILDPRPVAEFARKHGAALTCDATFASPAVLRPAALGVDLVIQSATKYLGGHSDLIAGTVAGSKEMIAAIRGTAKLYGPSLDPHATWLLDRGLRTLSVRMEQHGRNALELARWFEMRKGVGAVVYPGLPDHPDHALATELMNGYGGMLGIVLTGGAKAADRFLGRLRVAVAAPSLGGVETLVSQPRHTSHADLSREDRDGLGVPDGFVRISVGIEDVEDLKRDFARALTG from the coding sequence ATGCCAAATCAGGCAACCACCGCCATTCACGGAGCGGGTCACGCCGAGCGTCGTCCCGGCTCGCCCGTGGTCTCGCCCATCACCCAGAGCTCCACATTCTTCTGGGGAGGACCGGCCGACGGCGATCTTCGCTACACGCGCTACGCCAACAACCCCAACCATCTCGATCTCGCTCGGAAGGTGGCGGCCCTCGAGGCCACGGAGGACGCCATGGTCATGGCGAGCGGAATGGGCGCGACCTCGATGACCTTCCTTGCCCTGGCGCGAGCCGGAGAGCATATCGTAGCCTCCACCCATCTCTACGGAGCGACCGTGGCCCTGCTCAGGGACGAGCTTCCCAGAAGGGGGATAGACGTGACCTTCGTGGATCCCTTCCTTGACGGCACGGCCGCGCTCGCTGCGGCCATACGGCCCGACACTCGGGTCATCCACATCGAGCTCCCCACGAATCCGACGCTCAGGATACTCGACCCGCGCCCGGTGGCCGAATTCGCGCGCAAGCACGGAGCCGCCCTGACGTGCGACGCGACCTTCGCCAGCCCGGCCGTCCTGCGCCCAGCCGCCCTCGGCGTGGACTTGGTCATACAGAGCGCGACCAAATACCTGGGCGGTCACTCGGACCTGATCGCCGGGACCGTCGCCGGCTCGAAGGAGATGATCGCCGCGATCCGCGGCACGGCGAAGCTCTACGGTCCTTCGCTCGATCCTCACGCGACCTGGCTTCTGGATCGGGGGCTGCGGACCTTGTCCGTGCGGATGGAGCAGCACGGTCGGAACGCCCTCGAGCTCGCCCGCTGGTTCGAGATGCGGAAGGGCGTCGGCGCGGTCGTCTACCCCGGACTGCCCGATCACCCCGACCACGCCCTCGCTACCGAGCTCATGAACGGCTACGGAGGCATGCTCGGGATAGTGCTCACGGGGGGCGCGAAGGCAGCTGATCGCTTCCTCGGCCGCCTGCGGGTCGCGGTCGCCGCGCCCTCGCTGGGCGGGGTCGAGACCCTGGTCTCACAACCCCGCCACACCTCTCACGCCGACCTTTCCCGGGAAGACCGGGACGGTCTGGGAGTGCCCGACGGCTTCGTGCGCATCAGCGTAGGGATCGAGGACGTCGAGGACCTCAAGCGGGACTTCGCCCGCGCGCTGACGGGTTAG
- a CDS encoding ROK family protein has product MTHSKADWVIGVDVGGTNLCVGLVPAPEGASERPTRFLRVRPTRPERGADAVVADLIEMAREVSAELAAGGQTPLGVGIGCPGPIDREAGLVLESPNLHWTDFPLRDRIAAELDLPTTLDNDANCATYGEWWRGAARGAASVVGVTLGTGVGGGVVIGGAVVRGASGAAGELGHTVVEIDGRACPCGSDGCLEAYVAGPAIAQRARERLEVGARSVLSASREFCAADVFRASATGDEVGREVVRGTARALGAALASVVNLLSPKVVVIVGGVAASADQLLVPVRREVERRTFRCAADACSILRGELGRAAGVVGAAGVFLDDLRNGRGRLGRSQPRGGRR; this is encoded by the coding sequence GTGACGCACTCCAAGGCCGACTGGGTGATCGGCGTGGACGTCGGAGGCACCAACCTCTGCGTCGGACTCGTACCGGCTCCGGAGGGTGCCTCGGAGCGCCCGACGCGCTTCTTGCGGGTTCGCCCAACCCGACCCGAGCGGGGAGCGGACGCCGTCGTCGCCGACCTGATCGAGATGGCCCGCGAGGTGAGCGCCGAACTGGCGGCCGGCGGTCAGACCCCCCTCGGCGTCGGCATCGGCTGTCCGGGTCCTATCGACCGCGAAGCCGGCCTGGTGCTCGAAAGCCCCAACCTGCACTGGACGGATTTCCCGCTCCGCGACCGCATCGCCGCGGAGCTGGATCTGCCGACCACGCTCGACAACGACGCCAACTGCGCCACCTACGGAGAGTGGTGGCGCGGCGCGGCCCGCGGCGCGGCTTCGGTGGTGGGGGTGACGTTGGGGACCGGTGTGGGGGGTGGGGTCGTCATAGGCGGCGCCGTCGTGAGAGGAGCGTCGGGAGCCGCCGGCGAGCTGGGTCATACCGTCGTCGAGATCGACGGCAGAGCCTGTCCGTGCGGGAGCGACGGGTGCCTCGAGGCCTACGTAGCCGGTCCCGCGATCGCCCAGCGAGCCCGCGAGCGATTGGAGGTGGGCGCCCGCTCCGTCCTCTCCGCATCGAGGGAGTTCTGCGCCGCCGATGTCTTCCGGGCCTCCGCGACCGGGGACGAGGTCGGCCGCGAAGTGGTCCGCGGCACCGCACGAGCTCTCGGCGCGGCTCTGGCAAGCGTCGTGAATCTGCTGAGTCCGAAGGTGGTGGTCATAGTCGGGGGCGTCGCCGCCTCGGCCGACCAGCTTCTCGTTCCTGTCCGTCGAGAGGTCGAGAGGCGGACTTTCCGCTGCGCCGCCGATGCTTGCAGCATCCTCCGAGGCGAGCTGGGGCGCGCCGCCGGTGTCGTGGGCGCCGCCGGCGTCTTCCTTGACGATCTGAGAAACGGCCGCGGCCGGCTCGGCAGATCGCAACCCCGGGGTGGACGGCGTTGA